The following DNA comes from Patulibacter sp. SYSU D01012.
CGAGCTGCCGCGCGAGGTCGCGCGAGGAGGGCAGCCGCGTGCCCGCCCGCAGGCGGCCGTCCCGCACCCCGGCGCGCAGGTGGGTCTCGAGCTGCCGGCGCAGCGGCACGCCGGCCGCGCGGTCGAGCGCGACGAGCAGCTCGCGGACGAGGGGATCTGGTCCTGTCACGGGCGGTCCCCGTGGCCCTGTCCGGCAGGACCACGGGCGGGCATCGTACCCGCCATGCCGCAGACCACGCCGCCGCCTAGCCCCCGCGTCCGGGCGATCCGCCAGCACGACCGCGCCCGCTACGACCGCTCGACCATCGACGCGATCCTCGACGAGGCGCTCGTCGCGCACCTGGGCTTCGCGATCGACGACCAGCCGTACGTCATCCCCACGCTGCACGCCCGCGTCGGCGACCGGGTGTTCGTGCACGGCTCGGCGGCCAGCCGGGCGCTGCGGCGCGCGGGCACCGCGGGCGTGCGGGCGTGCCTGACGGTCACGCTCATCGACGGGCTCGTGCTGGCGCGCTCGGTCTTCGAGCACGACGTGCAGTACCGCAGCGCGGTGCTGCTGGGCGAGCTGCGGCCGGTCGACGACCCGGACGAGAAGC
Coding sequences within:
- a CDS encoding pyridoxamine 5'-phosphate oxidase family protein codes for the protein MPQTTPPPSPRVRAIRQHDRARYDRSTIDAILDEALVAHLGFAIDDQPYVIPTLHARVGDRVFVHGSAASRALRRAGTAGVRACLTVTLIDGLVLARSVFEHDVQYRSAVLLGELRPVDDPDEKLRALEAFTEAVLPGRWNEARSPSRQELKATSILAMPIDEASAKVAADGPEDADGPDGALDVWAGWIPTHTTYGDPVPDPALRDGIPESAAARRLVAAARARGAGPGAAG